From the Thermovirga lienii DSM 17291 genome, one window contains:
- a CDS encoding amino acid/amide ABC transporter ATP-binding protein 1, HAAT family (PFAM: ABC transporter; Branched-chain amino acid ATP-binding cassette transporter~COGs: COG0411 ABC-type branched-chain amino acid transport systems ATPase component~InterPro IPR003593: IPR003439~KEGG: tai:Taci_1394 ABC transporter related protein~PFAM: ABC transporter related~SMART: AAA ATPase~SPTR: ABC transporter related protein) translates to MSGSELLRLENVSKQFGGLHAVEDVSFSLNRNEILGLIGPNGAGKTTCFNMISGALKPTAGKIFFKGTRIDGLPIYKIASMGIGRTFQIVRPFYSLSVLQNIEAALGMKKYQSKFQYWQKWDTHHTRQKALEILEKVGLADMADYRAGLLPLGNLRRLEIARALALNPEVLLLDESFSGLRQEEINKLSDLILKIKESGVGILLIEHNMRVAMGLSDRMVVLDHGRMIASGSPDSIKNDPKVIEAYLGKGEKKHAAS, encoded by the coding sequence ATGAGTGGAAGTGAACTTTTGCGTCTAGAAAACGTCTCAAAGCAATTCGGGGGATTGCACGCGGTAGAAGACGTTTCTTTCTCCCTCAACCGGAACGAAATCCTCGGGCTGATAGGCCCCAACGGGGCAGGCAAGACTACGTGCTTCAACATGATCTCAGGTGCCCTGAAACCCACCGCGGGAAAGATTTTCTTCAAGGGAACGCGAATAGATGGTCTTCCCATATATAAAATTGCTTCTATGGGGATAGGAAGAACCTTCCAAATAGTAAGGCCCTTTTACTCGTTGTCAGTTCTGCAAAACATAGAGGCTGCTTTGGGCATGAAAAAGTATCAATCAAAGTTCCAGTACTGGCAGAAGTGGGATACTCACCACACTAGGCAAAAAGCATTGGAAATACTCGAAAAAGTCGGACTAGCTGATATGGCCGACTACAGGGCGGGCCTTCTTCCATTAGGCAACCTGAGACGTCTTGAAATAGCAAGAGCCTTAGCTTTGAACCCTGAAGTTCTTCTGTTGGACGAATCCTTCTCGGGTCTCAGACAAGAGGAGATAAACAAGCTTTCAGATTTGATACTCAAGATCAAGGAATCTGGCGTGGGTATTTTGTTGATTGAGCACAATATGCGAGTTGCAATGGGGCTATCAGATAGAATGGTAGTTTTGGACCATGGAAGAATGATTGCTTCTGGAAGCCCCGACTCGATAAAGAATGACCCCAAAGTCATCGAAGCTTACCTGGGTAAAGGAGAGAAAAAACATGCCGCTTCTTGA
- a CDS encoding hypothetical protein (PFAM: HTH domain~KEGG: bth:BT_2096 putative transcriptional regulator~SPTR: Putative transcriptional regulator), with amino-acid sequence MFKEETTKGELSVIKALDSLEEALDALLKKNASSLPPQSNNPDDISIMGLFSTGFNEKTFTAVVNVVTLPLSVGARLLLLGYVLKKAVWGESRCCFNEIASMVGISDRTAYRALKEIKESGMFKVDSRPGIGVYIETENLGLNLSEESKMLLKSKIEDEFILFK; translated from the coding sequence TTGTTCAAAGAAGAAACCACAAAAGGTGAGTTGAGTGTTATTAAAGCGTTAGACAGTCTGGAAGAGGCCTTAGATGCCCTACTGAAAAAGAATGCATCATCCTTGCCCCCACAGAGTAACAACCCTGACGATATAAGTATTATGGGATTGTTTTCGACGGGATTCAATGAGAAAACCTTCACAGCTGTCGTGAACGTGGTTACTCTACCTCTTTCTGTTGGTGCAAGGTTGCTCCTGCTTGGCTATGTGTTGAAAAAAGCGGTGTGGGGCGAAAGTAGGTGCTGTTTCAACGAAATTGCATCGATGGTAGGTATATCGGATAGGACTGCATACAGGGCGTTGAAAGAAATAAAAGAAAGCGGCATGTTTAAAGTGGATTCAAGGCCGGGTATAGGGGTTTACATTGAAACAGAAAACCTAGGCCTAAACCTCAGTGAAGAGAGCAAAATGCTACTTAAAAGCAAGATAGAGGACGAATTCATACTCTTCAAATGA
- a CDS encoding Extradiol ring-cleavage dioxygenase class III protein subunit B (PFAM: Catalytic LigB subunit of aromatic ring-opening dioxygenase~COGs: COG3885 conserved hypothetical protein~InterPro IPR004183~KEGG: aco:Amico_0860 AMMECR1 domain protein~PFAM: Extradiol ring-cleavage dioxygenase class III protein subunit B~SPTR: AMMECR1 domain protein): MWDWAALMPHAPILHKEIAGPMLGRCLSTVEGIKKLVSQIDVDSTSYIFLVDPHAYYYKLGYLAVELAQKYEGSLANFGAPELKVEMEGPGGEGESILNHIKKHISVSVHSKEIYPLDHGAVVPLVFLNNNRKKLPRLILVNPIGLSLADSYSLGKILRSYTSNERWGLLASGDLSHTLTPDAPAGYTKEGAILDRAVVSSLKNSSPEPIFSLNERVIVNAGECGLRSVLIMLGLISGEQVEVLSYEGPFGVGYCTALWKRSSCDKEGY; the protein is encoded by the coding sequence ATGTGGGATTGGGCAGCTCTCATGCCGCATGCTCCTATACTTCATAAAGAAATTGCAGGACCAATGTTGGGAAGATGTTTGTCAACTGTGGAAGGTATCAAAAAATTAGTTTCCCAAATAGATGTTGATTCGACCTCATACATTTTCTTGGTAGATCCTCATGCTTATTACTACAAGTTAGGCTATCTTGCCGTTGAGTTAGCACAAAAATATGAAGGCTCTCTTGCAAATTTTGGTGCTCCTGAACTTAAGGTAGAAATGGAAGGTCCTGGCGGGGAAGGGGAAAGTATTCTGAATCATATAAAAAAACACATTTCTGTTTCCGTACACAGTAAAGAAATCTACCCTCTAGATCATGGAGCTGTGGTACCTCTCGTCTTTTTGAATAATAACCGCAAGAAATTACCAAGACTTATATTGGTAAATCCTATAGGACTTTCTCTGGCTGACTCTTATTCCTTAGGGAAAATATTAAGAAGTTACACATCCAATGAGAGATGGGGTCTTTTGGCAAGTGGCGATCTCTCTCACACATTGACTCCTGACGCACCAGCGGGATACACGAAAGAAGGAGCGATCCTTGACCGCGCAGTGGTTTCATCCTTGAAAAACTCTTCTCCAGAACCTATTTTTAGCCTCAATGAGAGGGTAATCGTTAACGCCGGGGAATGTGGCCTGAGATCCGTGCTGATTATGTTGGGGCTAATCTCGGGGGAGCAGGTTGAAGTGCTCTCTTATGAAGGCCCATTTGGTGTGGGGTACTGCACGGCCTTGTGGAAAAGGAGCTCATGTGATAAGGAGGGATACTAA
- a CDS encoding amino acid/amide ABC transporter membrane protein 1, HAAT family (PFAM: Branched-chain amino acid transport system / permease component~COGs: COG0559 Branched-chain amino acid ABC-type transport system permease components~InterPro IPR006162: IPR001851~KEGG: tai:Taci_1396 inner-membrane translocator~PFAM: inner-membrane translocator~SPTR: Inner-membrane translocator) → MDLFIEQLMNGLAIGAIYALITSGLSLIYGILRILHVAHAGVYTIGAYVGLTVYSLSGSLVIAILASMAVCSIVGILIERVVYSPLLKFPPYVPLIASIALLLGVEEVMRLIAGPQIHGFPVSIPLPTITMGNVSLSPTLLMVYIVSIVIFFILWFITSKTDLGLAMRAVSQDMSIASAMGINSTQIVRLTFAIGSSIAAIAGILVGIYFNQVYPTMGAVPAYKTLALIVVGGLGSVPGAILASLLLGIAETLLIGYANIPFPRDAIAFVAMILVLMVRPQGLLGNVRKKI, encoded by the coding sequence GTGGACCTCTTTATAGAACAGCTGATGAACGGACTCGCTATTGGGGCCATATACGCGCTAATCACTTCAGGGCTGTCGTTGATTTATGGAATACTTAGAATTCTTCATGTAGCCCACGCAGGGGTTTACACTATCGGAGCATACGTTGGTCTGACGGTTTATTCCTTATCAGGGAGCTTAGTGATTGCCATTTTGGCATCTATGGCAGTCTGTTCCATAGTGGGCATCTTGATAGAAAGAGTAGTGTATTCTCCACTGCTTAAATTCCCCCCTTACGTCCCCCTAATAGCCAGTATAGCTCTCCTTTTAGGAGTGGAAGAGGTGATGCGTCTAATCGCAGGCCCTCAAATACATGGATTCCCTGTTTCCATTCCCTTACCAACGATAACCATGGGTAACGTTTCTCTATCTCCAACGCTCTTGATGGTATATATTGTCTCGATTGTCATCTTTTTCATCTTATGGTTTATTACCTCAAAGACAGACCTGGGCTTGGCTATGAGAGCAGTGTCGCAAGACATGTCCATAGCAAGTGCGATGGGAATAAACAGCACGCAGATAGTTAGATTGACTTTTGCTATTGGCTCGAGCATTGCCGCTATCGCTGGAATACTTGTGGGAATATATTTCAATCAAGTTTACCCTACAATGGGAGCAGTACCAGCTTACAAAACCCTTGCATTGATAGTGGTTGGAGGACTAGGTTCTGTACCGGGCGCTATACTTGCTTCTCTTTTGCTTGGTATAGCTGAAACCTTGTTGATTGGATACGCAAATATACCATTCCCTAGAGATGCTATCGCGTTCGTAGCCATGATACTGGTCCTTATGGTAAGACCGCAAGGACTCCTTGGAAATGTAAGAAAAAAGATATAA
- a CDS encoding S-adenosylmethionine--tRNA ribosyltransferase-isomerase (PFAM: Queuosine biosynthesis protein~TIGRFAM: S-adenosylmethionine:tRNA ribosyltransferase-isomerase~COGs: COG0809 S-adenosylmethionine:tRNA-ribosyltransferase-isomerase (queuine synthetase)~InterPro IPR003699~KEGG: gwc:GWCH70_2519 S-adenosylmethionine:tRNA ribosyltransferase-isomerase~PFAM: Queuosine biosynthesis protein~SPTR: S-adenosylmethionine:tRNA ribosyltransferase-isomerase;~TIGRFAM:S-adenosylmethionine/tRNA-ribosyltransferas e-isomerase), with translation MDISNCNLYDLSKYDYHLPEELIAQSPAEPRDSSRLLVLHRNSGEINHAVFRDLPSYLREGDVIVLNNTKVMAARLFGKKEGGTAEIEVLLLCPLSHDNLAWEALVRPGKRVKPGRKVVFPGGEKIEIAESLPSGTRRVLFEQGTDPFKMMETYGRVPLPPYIRSTDAEPDRYQTIFAERLGSAAAPTAGLHFTPKLLDELERKGVKIAHVTLHVGIGTFKPIAAKDVRQHKMHAEFCSLPDETAKLINETKRKGGKIVAVGTTVVRTLETMVDDMGAAISGSGWTQKFIYPGYTFRIIDALITNFHLPKSTLMLLVSAFAGYENIMNAYQEAIKLRYRFYSFGDAMLII, from the coding sequence ATGGACATTAGTAATTGTAACCTATACGATCTTTCAAAATATGATTATCACTTGCCGGAAGAACTCATAGCACAAAGTCCCGCTGAACCTCGAGATTCTTCTCGCCTGCTCGTTCTTCATCGCAATAGTGGAGAAATAAACCATGCCGTGTTTCGAGATCTACCTTCGTACCTGAGAGAAGGAGATGTCATTGTTTTAAACAATACAAAAGTAATGGCCGCAAGGCTTTTTGGCAAGAAAGAAGGAGGAACAGCAGAGATAGAGGTGCTACTTCTTTGCCCTTTGAGTCATGATAACTTGGCCTGGGAGGCTCTGGTAAGACCGGGCAAGAGGGTAAAACCAGGACGCAAGGTTGTTTTTCCAGGGGGAGAGAAGATTGAAATCGCAGAATCCCTGCCTTCGGGGACACGAAGAGTCCTATTTGAGCAGGGAACGGACCCTTTCAAAATGATGGAAACATATGGCAGGGTCCCTCTTCCTCCATACATACGCTCTACAGATGCTGAGCCTGACCGCTACCAAACGATCTTTGCAGAAAGATTGGGCTCTGCTGCAGCTCCTACTGCGGGGCTGCACTTCACTCCCAAATTGCTTGATGAATTGGAGAGAAAGGGTGTGAAGATAGCACATGTAACTCTCCATGTAGGTATTGGAACGTTCAAGCCCATTGCAGCAAAGGATGTGCGCCAGCACAAGATGCATGCTGAATTTTGTTCTCTTCCAGACGAAACAGCTAAATTGATAAATGAAACAAAGCGCAAAGGAGGTAAAATCGTAGCTGTAGGAACTACAGTGGTAAGAACCCTAGAAACCATGGTGGACGATATGGGAGCCGCTATTTCAGGCAGTGGTTGGACTCAAAAATTCATATATCCAGGATATACTTTTCGTATCATAGATGCGCTAATAACCAACTTTCACCTTCCCAAAAGCACGTTGATGCTTTTAGTATCTGCTTTCGCAGGTTACGAAAATATAATGAATGCTTATCAGGAGGCCATAAAGCTGAGATATAGGTTTTATTCCTTCGGAGATGCCATGCTCATCATTTGA
- a CDS encoding Radical SAM domain protein (PFAM: Radical SAM superfamily~COGs: COG1180 Pyruvate-formate lyase-activating enzyme~InterPro IPR016431: IPR007197~KEGG: aco:Amico_0859 radical SAM domain protein~PFAM: Radical SAM domain protein~SPTR: Radical SAM domain protein), with protein MDTLHDAMWWRKEDQIVICELCPHFCNIPEGKRGFCGVRFNYGSSLKTLNFGKASSVAIDPIEKKPLYHWFPGSRILSFGTVGCNLNCPFCQNWPIARWADSVDLIEITPQKIVELVKKNGLKSVAFTYNEPFVWFEFVLKSAQVLRKENIHVVLVTNGYINAPPLRELLPYISAMNIDLKGFSEKVYSILHGSLEPVKRTIETSVEAGVHVEITHLLVPGINDSTEQFVSMIDWLSSISANIPFHLSRYFPNYKWHKEPTPLDKMKEYADLAREKLKFVYLGNILEGNDTFCPKCNALIIKRTGYHIEIFNLKKDGRCSLCNTRTGIVTN; from the coding sequence GTGGATACATTGCATGATGCCATGTGGTGGCGTAAAGAAGATCAAATAGTAATATGCGAACTTTGTCCTCATTTCTGCAACATTCCTGAAGGCAAAAGGGGATTTTGCGGTGTTAGATTTAACTATGGCTCTTCTCTTAAAACTTTGAACTTTGGTAAGGCAAGCAGCGTAGCAATAGATCCAATAGAGAAAAAACCTCTGTACCATTGGTTCCCAGGAAGTCGCATATTGTCTTTTGGAACTGTGGGTTGCAATCTCAATTGTCCATTTTGTCAAAACTGGCCCATCGCGAGATGGGCAGACTCTGTGGATTTGATAGAGATTACCCCTCAAAAGATAGTGGAGTTGGTGAAGAAAAACGGCCTAAAAAGCGTTGCTTTCACATATAACGAACCATTTGTATGGTTTGAATTTGTATTAAAGTCAGCCCAAGTTTTGAGAAAAGAGAACATCCATGTTGTATTAGTCACAAATGGCTACATTAACGCCCCCCCTTTAAGGGAGTTGTTACCTTATATCAGTGCAATGAACATAGACCTCAAGGGCTTTTCTGAAAAAGTTTATTCCATTCTACATGGCTCACTAGAACCAGTAAAACGCACCATAGAGACATCTGTCGAGGCTGGTGTACATGTTGAAATAACTCACCTTTTAGTGCCAGGCATAAACGACTCTACAGAACAGTTTGTTTCAATGATTGACTGGCTTTCAAGTATATCTGCCAACATACCTTTTCATTTAAGCAGGTACTTTCCAAACTATAAATGGCATAAAGAACCAACTCCTCTAGACAAGATGAAGGAATACGCAGACTTGGCTAGAGAGAAACTCAAATTTGTCTACCTGGGCAACATCTTAGAAGGAAACGACACCTTTTGCCCTAAATGTAACGCTTTGATAATAAAAAGAACAGGGTATCATATAGAAATATTCAACTTAAAAAAAGATGGAAGATGTAGTCTATGCAATACCCGTACGGGTATTGTCACGAACTGA
- a CDS encoding amino acid/amide ABC transporter membrane protein 2, HAAT family (PFAM: Branched-chain amino acid transport system / permease component~COGs: COG4177 ABC-type branched-chain amino acid transport system permease component~InterPro IPR001851~KEGG: tai:Taci_1395 inner-membrane translocator~PFAM: inner-membrane translocator~SPTR: Inner-membrane translocator) — protein sequence MDSYIITIGIFIAINSIVVSGLNIIVGFAGQISLGHAAFFGIGAYTAAILATKAGMSFWLSLPIVIIITGTIGLLMGLPSLRVKEDFLAITTIGINFIVEAFFMYVPFFGGALGIGGIPRVELLGKPLHGFSFLVLCLSFLLVVLLVSWWFTKAWCGLACFTLRDDEVAASTIGVSPIKFKLLAFVIGTAMAGVGGALYAHYMRFISASDFGFPVSVMMLSMLVVGGMGTVWGPILGAAILGLLPEIFRPLIDYRMLLYAALLLLVIRLQPGGILGDNGFVKTRLRIFSRGGKK from the coding sequence ATGGACAGCTATATTATAACCATCGGTATCTTCATAGCTATTAACAGCATCGTTGTGTCGGGGTTGAACATAATTGTTGGTTTTGCTGGACAAATTTCCTTAGGGCATGCGGCTTTCTTCGGAATAGGAGCCTATACCGCAGCGATACTTGCCACTAAGGCAGGAATGTCTTTTTGGTTAAGCTTGCCCATAGTGATAATAATAACAGGGACCATAGGATTATTGATGGGACTTCCTAGTCTGCGCGTAAAGGAAGATTTCTTGGCCATAACCACTATAGGTATCAACTTTATTGTCGAAGCCTTTTTCATGTACGTGCCCTTCTTTGGAGGCGCTCTAGGGATAGGTGGCATTCCTAGAGTAGAGCTCTTGGGAAAGCCGCTACATGGCTTTTCCTTTTTGGTATTATGCCTATCGTTCCTACTGGTGGTTTTGTTGGTAAGCTGGTGGTTTACCAAAGCATGGTGCGGTCTGGCCTGCTTTACATTGAGAGACGATGAGGTAGCTGCTTCCACAATTGGTGTATCACCGATCAAGTTCAAGCTTCTAGCTTTCGTAATAGGTACGGCAATGGCGGGAGTAGGAGGGGCCCTGTACGCCCACTATATGAGGTTTATAAGTGCTTCAGATTTTGGTTTTCCTGTGTCCGTCATGATGTTGTCCATGCTTGTTGTAGGAGGTATGGGCACGGTATGGGGGCCAATTCTTGGCGCGGCAATCTTAGGTCTACTGCCTGAAATATTTAGACCGCTAATCGATTACAGAATGCTCTTGTACGCAGCGCTGCTTCTTTTGGTCATTCGCCTACAACCAGGTGGCATTCTTGGGGATAATGGATTCGTTAAAACCAGGCTCAGAATTTTTTCCCGAGGTGGTAAAAAATGA
- a CDS encoding AMMECR1 domain protein (PFAM: AMMECR1~TIGRFAM: uncharacterized protein, PH0010 family~COGs: COG2078 conserved hypothetical protein~InterPro IPR002733~KEGG: aco:Amico_0860 AMMECR1 domain protein~PFAM: AMMECR1 domain protein~SPTR: AMMECR1 domain protein), protein MTTFNPFTFLARRSIEAWLINREKIDVKAFPLEEWDESLLRPSGCFVSLKKKDGSLRGCIGTISPVYDCLADEIAANARSAATSDPRFLPMNKDELPEIVVSVDVLSPLERIHSLDMLNPKKYGIVISKGFSKGVLLPDLPGVNTVEDQIKIAMMKAGIASLEGATIERFTVRRYSESQE, encoded by the coding sequence ATGACGACCTTCAATCCTTTTACTTTTTTAGCGCGAAGGTCTATCGAAGCGTGGTTGATCAACAGAGAGAAAATAGACGTAAAAGCCTTTCCGCTAGAGGAATGGGATGAAAGCCTCCTGAGGCCAAGTGGATGTTTTGTTTCTCTTAAGAAAAAAGATGGTTCCCTTAGGGGCTGTATTGGGACTATATCACCTGTTTATGATTGTCTAGCAGACGAAATAGCTGCTAATGCCCGTTCAGCCGCAACGTCGGACCCCAGATTTTTGCCTATGAACAAAGATGAGCTACCTGAAATAGTAGTATCAGTTGATGTTCTTTCCCCATTGGAAAGGATCCACTCTCTGGACATGCTTAACCCCAAGAAATACGGAATAGTGATAAGCAAAGGATTTTCCAAGGGAGTACTGCTGCCAGACCTGCCTGGAGTTAATACCGTAGAGGATCAGATAAAAATCGCCATGATGAAAGCAGGAATCGCATCGCTGGAAGGAGCCACAATTGAAAGGTTTACTGTGAGGAGGTACTCTGAGAGCCAAGAATAA
- a CDS encoding histidine ammonia-lyase (PFAM: Phenylalanine and histidine ammonia-lyase~TIGRFAM: phenylalanine ammonia-lyase; histidine ammonia-lyase~COGs: COG2986 Histidine ammonia-lyase~InterPro IPR001106: IPR005921~KEGG: tai:Taci_0916 histidine ammonia-lyase~PFAM: phenylalanine/histidine ammonia-lyase~PRIAM: Histidine ammonia-lyase~SPTR: Histidine ammonia-lyase;~TIGRFAM: histidine ammonia-lyase): MEFLKLNGHSLKISDVVDVARKGKKVVLDDAAVAFVERGAQMVESWVAEGKSIYGITTGFGDLASTMIPPEKSRQLQENLLKSHACGVGNPFPEDVTRAIMLLRINTLIRGFSGISLKTLNQLVAFLNEGIHPLIPEQGSVGASGDLCPLSHLAAALLGIGEVMYKGRRMPALKAMEEAGLKPINLGPKEGLALNNGTTAMAGIATLALHDAFTVVKTADIAAALSLEALTGVPYAFDPRTHELRPHEGQKRVAQNIRALIQDSEIIEKHKHARVQDAYSLRCVPQVHGASRDTLDFIAQKMQIEINSVTDNPLIFPADGEAISGGNFHGQPVALSMDFFGIAMAEIGNISERRIARMVDHKLSYGLPPFLVKNSGVNSGFMIPQYVAAALVSENKVLAHPSSVDSIPTSANQEDHVSMGMYAARKARTILENVKKVLAIELLTAAQGVDFRKPLKLGKGTSAAYEVIRARVPFMEEDEFLHPYIQEMVQLVDEGTIVIAVENAIGKLA; encoded by the coding sequence TTGGAATTTTTAAAACTAAACGGGCACTCACTTAAAATTTCCGACGTCGTAGACGTGGCAAGGAAGGGCAAAAAGGTCGTCTTAGATGATGCCGCCGTTGCATTTGTGGAACGGGGAGCCCAAATGGTAGAGTCCTGGGTAGCGGAGGGTAAATCCATATACGGCATAACAACAGGATTTGGCGATTTGGCTTCTACCATGATCCCCCCAGAGAAGAGCAGACAGTTACAAGAAAACCTTCTCAAAAGCCATGCATGTGGAGTAGGGAACCCATTTCCAGAAGATGTAACCAGAGCAATAATGCTATTGCGTATAAATACGCTCATAAGAGGGTTTTCAGGAATATCCCTTAAAACATTGAACCAACTTGTTGCCTTCCTGAATGAAGGCATTCACCCGTTGATCCCTGAACAAGGATCAGTTGGAGCAAGTGGAGACCTCTGTCCTTTATCGCACCTTGCAGCCGCCTTACTGGGGATAGGTGAGGTAATGTATAAAGGCAGACGTATGCCAGCTCTTAAAGCAATGGAGGAAGCAGGACTAAAACCCATAAATTTAGGACCTAAAGAAGGTTTGGCCCTGAACAATGGAACTACGGCCATGGCTGGTATAGCGACCTTGGCTTTACACGATGCCTTTACGGTAGTCAAAACTGCCGATATAGCAGCAGCCCTTTCATTAGAGGCTTTGACAGGGGTGCCATACGCATTCGATCCAAGAACTCACGAATTGAGGCCTCATGAAGGGCAGAAGAGAGTCGCCCAAAACATCAGGGCCCTTATCCAAGATAGCGAAATCATAGAAAAGCACAAACATGCCAGGGTTCAGGATGCTTACTCTCTACGTTGTGTTCCCCAGGTACACGGCGCTAGCAGAGATACCCTGGATTTTATAGCCCAGAAGATGCAGATAGAAATAAACTCCGTAACAGATAATCCTCTTATTTTCCCAGCAGACGGGGAAGCAATAAGTGGCGGCAACTTCCACGGTCAGCCCGTGGCTTTGTCAATGGACTTTTTCGGTATAGCTATGGCTGAAATAGGAAACATTTCAGAACGCAGGATAGCCCGGATGGTGGATCACAAGCTTTCCTATGGGTTGCCACCGTTCCTCGTCAAAAACAGTGGAGTAAACAGTGGGTTTATGATACCTCAATACGTAGCAGCTGCTTTGGTCTCAGAAAACAAGGTTCTGGCACATCCGTCTTCGGTCGATTCTATTCCCACCTCGGCAAACCAGGAAGATCACGTATCCATGGGAATGTATGCAGCTCGCAAAGCTAGAACCATCCTGGAAAATGTCAAAAAAGTGTTGGCGATAGAACTTTTGACTGCAGCTCAAGGAGTAGACTTCAGAAAGCCCTTGAAGTTGGGCAAAGGTACTTCAGCTGCTTATGAGGTCATAAGAGCAAGGGTTCCATTCATGGAGGAGGACGAGTTTCTGCATCCCTACATACAGGAAATGGTACAGCTGGTCGACGAAGGGACGATTGTAATTGCCGTCGAGAATGCCATAGGCAAGCTTGCCTAG